One window of Marinobacterium aestuarii genomic DNA carries:
- the dapA gene encoding 4-hydroxy-tetrahydrodipicolinate synthase, with the protein MITGSIVALVTPMQINGDVDWDALDKVIDLHLDNGTDSIVAVGTSGESATLDCDEHCQVIKYIIKRVAGRLPVIAGTGANSTREAISLTRRAAELGAAACLLVTPYYNKPTQEGLYQHFKAVAEAVAVPQILYNVPGRTACDMSNDTTLRLAEIDNIIGIKDATGSVERARDLVARAPKDFAIYSGDDATAVELILAGGHGNISVTANVAPAEMAELCRLALAGDADGARAMQKKLMPLNTQLFVESNPIPVKWALYEMGLIGPGIRLPLTLLAESCQPIVRNALRESGIIQG; encoded by the coding sequence TATCGACCTGCATCTGGATAACGGCACCGATTCGATCGTGGCCGTCGGGACCAGCGGCGAGTCCGCAACCCTGGACTGTGACGAGCATTGCCAGGTGATCAAGTACATCATCAAGCGGGTCGCCGGGCGCCTGCCGGTGATTGCTGGCACCGGTGCCAACTCCACCCGTGAGGCCATCTCCCTGACGCGCCGTGCGGCGGAACTGGGTGCTGCGGCATGTTTGTTGGTAACGCCGTATTACAACAAGCCGACCCAGGAAGGTCTGTACCAGCACTTCAAGGCCGTCGCTGAGGCCGTGGCCGTGCCACAGATTCTCTACAACGTGCCGGGCCGTACCGCCTGTGACATGAGCAACGACACTACACTGCGTCTGGCCGAGATCGATAACATTATCGGTATCAAGGATGCGACCGGCAGCGTCGAGCGTGCCCGTGATCTGGTGGCCCGTGCGCCCAAGGATTTTGCGATCTACTCCGGTGACGATGCCACGGCGGTCGAGCTGATTCTGGCCGGTGGTCATGGCAATATCTCGGTGACCGCCAATGTGGCGCCGGCCGAGATGGCCGAGCTGTGCCGTCTGGCACTGGCTGGCGATGCCGATGGCGCCCGTGCGATGCAGAAAAAGCTGATGCCACTGAACACTCAGTTGTTTGTAGAGTCCAACCCGATTCCGGTGAAATGGGCCCTGTACGAAATGGGTCTGATTGGTCCCGGTATTCGTTTACCACTGACGCTGCTGGCCGAGAGCTGTCAGCCGATCGTTCGCAATGCGCTGCGCGAGAGCGGCATCATTCAGGGCTGA
- the bamC gene encoding outer membrane protein assembly factor BamC, translating into MMKSQTLTGALLVAVAGLSGCSYLSSNPLYGEEGLVRNRSQDYEAAQAQARLEIPPHLQTRELNEQLVVPVVGDTATLRQNDFKVPRPEFFYADTGSERVNLSRLGDEKIIVVDEPIADVWLKLQDFWRFNGIELAKSDPRQGQMESGWIRVDGKEYSFADRWIKKLSFQDIETDTRNKLRISLKPDPENYARTSIRIDHVAFPFSQQVDSIDWSAQASDVGYKSDMMFDMLRYLSKATADSSAQSLLALQQRETGRPLLGRDSRGNPTLKIETPIDNAWKLIDGALTAAELDVGTRDQERGIFYLTYTTTTPVDDPKKAGFFEWLHGERDDIKFDTGLLERTLGLGETDADNGISYSAKTTDRLVEGVVDQSDLADPDNLANREGYKIWFAGKVIYVFGDDGKDGGLNRETGNYEFVGRYQLRMNRTRSGSYLSVNTAEGIAAPALVAEEILWSVKDHLPAG; encoded by the coding sequence ATGATGAAGAGTCAAACGCTGACCGGTGCGCTACTGGTTGCCGTCGCGGGGCTGTCAGGTTGCAGCTACCTGTCCAGCAACCCGCTGTACGGTGAAGAGGGTCTGGTACGCAACCGCTCCCAGGATTACGAAGCCGCCCAGGCGCAGGCACGGTTGGAGATTCCGCCGCATCTGCAGACCCGTGAGCTGAACGAACAGCTGGTGGTGCCGGTGGTGGGTGATACCGCGACCCTGCGCCAGAATGATTTCAAGGTGCCACGGCCTGAGTTCTTCTATGCCGACACCGGCTCCGAGCGTGTGAACCTGTCACGCCTGGGTGACGAAAAAATTATCGTCGTCGATGAGCCCATCGCCGATGTCTGGCTCAAACTGCAGGATTTCTGGCGTTTCAATGGCATCGAACTGGCCAAGTCCGATCCGCGCCAGGGGCAGATGGAATCCGGCTGGATTCGTGTCGATGGCAAGGAATACAGTTTTGCCGACCGCTGGATCAAGAAGCTGTCTTTCCAGGACATCGAAACCGATACCCGCAACAAGCTGCGCATCAGCCTGAAACCGGATCCGGAAAACTACGCCCGTACCTCCATCCGTATCGATCATGTGGCGTTTCCGTTCAGTCAGCAGGTCGATTCTATCGACTGGAGTGCTCAGGCCAGCGATGTCGGCTACAAGAGCGACATGATGTTCGACATGCTGCGCTATCTCAGCAAGGCCACGGCCGACTCCAGCGCCCAGAGCCTGCTGGCACTGCAGCAACGCGAGACGGGGCGCCCGCTGCTGGGGCGTGATTCGCGTGGTAATCCGACGCTGAAGATCGAAACCCCGATTGATAATGCCTGGAAACTGATTGATGGTGCACTTACGGCGGCGGAGCTGGACGTAGGTACGCGGGATCAGGAGCGCGGCATTTTCTATCTGACCTATACCACCACAACGCCGGTGGACGATCCCAAAAAGGCTGGTTTCTTCGAGTGGCTGCACGGCGAGCGTGACGATATCAAGTTTGATACCGGCTTGCTTGAGCGCACCCTGGGCCTTGGCGAGACCGATGCCGATAATGGTATCAGCTACAGCGCCAAGACGACCGACCGTCTGGTTGAGGGCGTGGTGGATCAGAGCGATCTGGCGGATCCCGACAACCTGGCCAACCGTGAAGGCTACAAAATCTGGTTTGCCGGCAAGGTCATCTATGTCTTTGGTGATGATGGCAAGGATGGTGGTCTGAACCGTGAAACCGGCAACTATGAATTCGTGGGCCGCTATCAGCTGCGCATGAACCGTACACGCAGCGGCAGCTATTTGAGTGTCAACACGGCTGAAGGCATAGCGGCGCCCGCTCTGGTAGCAGAAGAAATTCTGTGGAGCGTCAAGGATCACCTGCCCGCAGGCTGA